A stretch of DNA from Gemmatimonadaceae bacterium:
GCGTCTCCGGCGGCTCGCATGATTCGCTACGACGACGTCGTCGTCCGGTATCCGCGCGCGAGCCGCGACGCGCTCTCCGGCGTTCGACTGGAGGCGATCCGCGGGCGTCTCACCGCGGTCGTCGGCCCCAATGGCAGCGGCAAGAGCACGCTCGTGCGCGCGCTGTTGGGCCGTGTGGATATCAGCGGCGGCCAGGTGCTCCTCAACGGCGAGCCCGTCACGGATCGAATGACGTTCGCGCGGCGAGTTGCCGTCGTGACACAGCGCGAGGAGCTCGCCTTTCCATTGAGCGTCGGGGAGTACGTCGCCCTTGGCCGATTTCCACACCTCGGTGGATGGCGCAGTGCGGGGAGGGCCGACCGCGTCGCCGTCGAGCGCGCGATGACGCGAGCTGGCGTCGAGCGATTTGCTCGCGACGAGCGCACGCTGCAGGAGCTCTCCGGCGGCGAATGGCAGCGCGTGCGGCTCGCGCGCGCGCTCGCTCAGGAGGCCGAATCGCTCGTACTGGACGAGCCAACGACATTTCTCGACATCGCG
This window harbors:
- a CDS encoding ABC transporter ATP-binding protein yields the protein MIRYDDVVVRYPRASRDALSGVRLEAIRGRLTAVVGPNGSGKSTLVRALLGRVDISGGQVLLNGEPVTDRMTFARRVAVVTQREELAFPLSVGEYVALGRFPHLGGWRSAGRADRVAVERAMTRAGVERFARDERTLQELSGGEWQRVRLARALAQEAESLVLDEPTTFLDIAHEMSVFELLHQLAAEGLAVLLVSHQLNLVARFADEIFLLHEGRIAAAGPPDEVMQAPVLERVYEWPLVVTRDPAVGAPALLPLRVRRRI